The Saccharopolyspora gloriosae genome has a segment encoding these proteins:
- a CDS encoding demethylmenaquinone methyltransferase, translating to MSRAGLDKDPQAVAAMFDGVAKRYDLTNTVMSFGQDRRWRQITTQAVAPKPGERVLDLAAGSGVSTVELARSGAWCVAADFSLGMLSVGRDRGLPMVAADALHLPFADGSFDAATISFGLRNVVDTVAGLREMARVVRPGGRLVVCEFSTPTWEPFRTVYMNYVMRALPSIARAVSSNPDAYVYLAESIRAWPDQQELSAKIAEAGWSRVAWRDLMGGAVAVHRAFKPE from the coding sequence GTGTCTCGTGCCGGTTTGGACAAGGATCCGCAAGCGGTCGCCGCGATGTTCGACGGCGTCGCGAAGCGCTACGACCTGACGAACACGGTGATGTCGTTCGGCCAGGACCGGCGGTGGCGGCAGATCACCACGCAGGCGGTCGCCCCGAAACCGGGCGAGCGGGTGCTGGACCTGGCCGCGGGCAGTGGCGTGTCGACCGTGGAGCTCGCGCGGTCCGGCGCGTGGTGCGTGGCCGCCGACTTCTCGCTCGGCATGCTGTCGGTGGGCCGGGATCGCGGGCTGCCGATGGTGGCCGCGGACGCGCTGCACCTGCCGTTCGCGGACGGCTCGTTCGACGCGGCGACGATCTCGTTCGGCCTGCGCAACGTGGTGGACACCGTGGCGGGGCTGCGGGAGATGGCCCGCGTGGTGCGGCCCGGCGGGCGGCTCGTGGTGTGCGAGTTCTCCACTCCCACCTGGGAACCGTTCCGCACGGTGTACATGAACTACGTGATGCGGGCGCTGCCGTCCATCGCGCGCGCCGTGTCGTCCAACCCGGACGCGTACGTCTACCTCGCCGAGTCCATCCGGGCTTGGCCGGACCAGCAGGAGCTGTCGGCGAAGATCGCCGAGGCGGGCTGGTCTCGGGTCGCTTGGCGCGACCTCATGGGCGGAGCCGTCGCCGTGCACCGGGCTTTCAAGCCTGAGTGA
- a CDS encoding glycosyltransferase family 1 protein gives MRVAIVSESFLPQVNGVTNSVLRVIEHLRRRGDEALVIAPGAGPEEHAGIPVIRLPAVDIPVVSSLPIGFPTRRLLQGLQDFQPDVVHLASPFVVGARGLAAARKLGVPTVAVYQTDVAGFAESYGLGLTARAAWRWTRRLHCGADRTLAPSTWAAEALREHGIPRVHRWGRGVDTARFHPAKRDESLRAELAPNGELLVGYVGRLAPEKHVERLAALVDVPGVRVVVVGDGPQREALAADLPGAAFLGLRTGDELARIYASLDVFVHTGPYETFCQSVQEAMASGVPAIAPDAGGPRDLVLPGRTGYLLPPHDAEAHAERLRAAIATLRDPGLRSRFGTAARESVAQRTWPALCEQLIGHYGEVIGRPGADRLAA, from the coding sequence GTGCGGGTCGCCATCGTGTCGGAGAGTTTCCTTCCGCAGGTCAACGGGGTTACCAACTCGGTGCTGCGGGTGATCGAGCATTTGCGTCGCCGGGGTGACGAGGCTCTTGTGATCGCGCCGGGGGCGGGGCCGGAGGAGCATGCGGGCATTCCGGTGATCCGGTTGCCCGCGGTGGACATCCCGGTGGTGTCCTCGTTGCCGATCGGGTTCCCGACCCGCCGGTTGCTGCAGGGGTTGCAGGACTTCCAGCCGGACGTGGTGCATCTGGCCTCGCCGTTCGTGGTGGGTGCCAGGGGGCTCGCGGCGGCGCGGAAGCTGGGCGTGCCGACGGTCGCCGTGTACCAGACCGACGTCGCCGGGTTCGCCGAGTCGTACGGGCTGGGGTTGACGGCGCGGGCCGCGTGGCGCTGGACGCGGCGGCTGCACTGCGGTGCGGACCGCACGCTCGCGCCGTCGACCTGGGCCGCGGAGGCGTTGCGCGAACACGGCATCCCACGAGTGCACCGGTGGGGGCGCGGTGTGGACACCGCCCGGTTCCACCCGGCGAAGCGCGACGAGTCGCTGCGCGCCGAGCTTGCCCCGAACGGGGAGCTGCTGGTCGGCTACGTCGGCAGGCTCGCCCCGGAGAAGCACGTCGAGCGGCTCGCGGCGCTCGTCGACGTCCCAGGGGTGCGGGTCGTGGTGGTCGGCGACGGACCGCAGCGGGAGGCGCTCGCCGCGGACCTCCCCGGCGCCGCGTTCCTGGGGCTGCGCACCGGCGACGAGCTGGCGCGGATCTACGCGAGCCTCGACGTGTTCGTGCACACCGGCCCGTACGAGACGTTCTGCCAGTCGGTGCAGGAGGCGATGGCCTCCGGCGTCCCCGCCATCGCGCCCGACGCGGGCGGCCCGCGCGACCTGGTGCTGCCCGGCCGGACCGGTTACCTGTTGCCGCCGCACGACGCCGAAGCGCACGCCGAGCGGCTCCGCGCGGCCATCGCAACGTTGCGGGATCCGGGGCTGCGGTCCCGTTTCGGCACGGCCGCGCGGGAGTCCGTCGCGCAGCGGACCTGGCCCGCGCTGTGCGAGCAGTTGATCGGCCACTACGGGGAGGTCATCGGGCGTCCCGGGGCCGACCGGCTGGCCGCGTGA
- a CDS encoding inositol monophosphatase produces MTVLPSQPSHGIEPGLVSRALEVAGRLANDAADVITATAGRGARPAASESPFDWVTDTGRTLERHTRRVLGDEFPGVPVFGEEFDSDPEWSTSVADQLTARSGSARYRWSVDPVDGTANYVAGMPWCAYSLAMLDEHGPVVGVVADPYRSQIYAAARGRGMRANGTPVRLADQKETRAGIVCTELTRSGTWPGMDRFISNATKAQVGVRLLGSPALAIAQVALGHATAAVLDSYEEWDVAGALALAVESGAAVLDRRGEPATLPMGGLLVAGPAVAGDVLEWWQQAAL; encoded by the coding sequence ATGACGGTCTTGCCTTCGCAGCCTTCCCACGGCATCGAGCCCGGACTTGTTTCCCGTGCGCTGGAGGTCGCCGGGCGGCTCGCGAACGATGCCGCCGACGTGATCACCGCGACGGCGGGGCGGGGAGCTAGGCCCGCGGCTTCGGAGTCACCGTTCGACTGGGTCACCGATACGGGGCGCACCTTGGAGCGGCACACGCGGCGCGTGCTGGGTGACGAGTTCCCCGGTGTGCCGGTGTTCGGCGAGGAATTCGACTCCGACCCCGAATGGTCCACGTCGGTCGCCGACCAGCTCACGGCCCGGTCGGGTTCGGCCCGGTACCGCTGGTCCGTCGATCCGGTGGACGGGACGGCGAACTACGTGGCGGGCATGCCGTGGTGCGCCTACAGCCTCGCGATGCTGGACGAGCACGGCCCGGTGGTGGGGGTGGTGGCCGACCCGTACCGCTCCCAGATCTACGCGGCCGCGCGGGGCCGGGGCATGCGGGCGAACGGCACCCCGGTGCGGCTCGCCGACCAGAAGGAGACTCGCGCGGGCATCGTGTGCACCGAGCTCACCCGCAGCGGGACGTGGCCGGGCATGGACCGGTTCATCAGCAACGCGACGAAGGCCCAGGTGGGAGTGCGGTTGCTGGGCTCTCCGGCGTTGGCGATCGCGCAGGTCGCGTTGGGGCATGCCACGGCGGCGGTGTTGGACTCCTACGAGGAGTGGGATGTGGCGGGTGCGCTGGCCCTGGCCGTCGAGTCGGGTGCCGCCGTGCTGGACCGGCGGGGCGAGCCTGCGACGTTACCGATGGGCGGCCTGCTGGTGGCGGGTCCGGCGGTGGCCGGTGACGTGCTGGAGTGGTGGCAGCAGGCCGCGCTCTGA
- the paaC gene encoding 1,2-phenylacetyl-CoA epoxidase subunit PaaC, whose amino-acid sequence MDTKNFGDRWPGRTSAAGDQDRWPASNGAAAPGPGGQDMPAPEPQRPDWILAAPATPAANRAVPDGAVPADLAQYCLMLGDDALLLAHRLSAWGVRGPDLEEGAALAAITVDLLDQARPLLARAAELEGAGRDADVLAYHRDSSRFRNVRLAEIDCGPGPGGDFAMTIARLLLFTSWRHAVFERLADTRDPLLSAIAMRTWRVLLRHREHAAQWVIRLGDGGPESRTRMFDALQRVWPLAGELFAVHPVERRLAAANCAVLPDVVRIEVAAVLDETLSVARLDLPDLAEAPSPDTGGRYGEHTESMPFVLADMQHLVRADPLGP is encoded by the coding sequence ATGGACACGAAGAATTTCGGCGACCGGTGGCCCGGGCGGACGTCCGCCGCCGGAGACCAGGACAGGTGGCCCGCATCCAACGGTGCGGCGGCGCCCGGCCCCGGCGGGCAGGACATGCCCGCGCCAGAACCCCAACGGCCCGATTGGATCCTGGCCGCCCCGGCGACTCCGGCGGCGAACCGGGCGGTGCCGGACGGTGCCGTCCCGGCGGATCTCGCGCAGTACTGCCTGATGCTCGGCGACGACGCGCTGCTGCTGGCGCACCGCCTGTCCGCGTGGGGCGTGCGCGGTCCCGACCTGGAAGAGGGAGCGGCGTTGGCCGCGATCACCGTGGACCTGCTCGACCAGGCCCGGCCGCTGCTGGCCCGCGCCGCGGAACTCGAAGGCGCCGGCCGGGACGCCGACGTGCTCGCCTACCACCGCGACAGCAGCCGGTTCCGCAACGTGCGGCTCGCCGAGATCGACTGCGGCCCGGGGCCGGGCGGTGACTTCGCCATGACCATCGCCCGGCTGCTGCTGTTCACCTCGTGGCGCCACGCCGTGTTCGAGCGGCTGGCGGACACCCGGGACCCGCTGCTCTCGGCCATCGCCATGCGCACGTGGCGGGTGCTGCTGCGGCATCGCGAGCACGCCGCGCAGTGGGTGATCAGGCTCGGCGACGGCGGCCCCGAATCGCGCACCCGGATGTTCGACGCGTTGCAACGGGTGTGGCCGCTGGCCGGTGAGCTGTTCGCGGTGCACCCGGTGGAGCGCAGGCTCGCCGCGGCGAACTGCGCGGTGCTCCCGGACGTGGTGCGCATCGAGGTGGCCGCGGTGCTGGACGAGACGCTGTCGGTGGCCCGGCTCGATCTGCCCGACCTCGCCGAAGCGCCCTCGCCCGACACCGGCGGCCGCTACGGGGAGCACACCGAGTCGATGCCGTTCGTGCTCGCCGACATGCAGCACCTGGTGCGGGCCGACCCGCTCGGACCGTGA
- a CDS encoding DUF3592 domain-containing protein, producing the protein MANDAVSPDATGPVAGGGTDDGGRWPARRIRRACARGVLVLGVLLTVLGLSVIVACGIDDRTIAESRGDGVAEVLDTSLTRTVIRFSTPEGQVHIPQDGVLYPAGLQEGQFVRVEYDTRNPDLVRVADRGMVLSLLPVSAWLAGLWVVVGGAYWLLRRGSPSRDER; encoded by the coding sequence GTGGCGAACGACGCGGTGTCCCCGGACGCGACCGGACCGGTGGCCGGGGGAGGCACGGACGACGGTGGGCGGTGGCCCGCTCGGCGCATCCGCCGCGCCTGCGCCCGTGGAGTCCTGGTCCTCGGCGTGCTGCTGACCGTGCTCGGCCTGTCCGTGATCGTGGCCTGCGGCATCGACGACCGCACCATCGCCGAATCCCGCGGCGACGGCGTGGCCGAAGTGCTGGACACCTCGCTGACCCGCACCGTCATCCGGTTCAGCACCCCCGAAGGTCAAGTGCACATCCCCCAGGACGGCGTGCTCTACCCCGCCGGCCTGCAGGAAGGGCAGTTCGTCCGCGTCGAATACGACACGCGCAACCCCGACCTGGTCCGGGTCGCCGACCGCGGCATGGTGCTCTCGTTGCTGCCGGTGAGCGCCTGGCTCGCCGGACTCTGGGTCGTCGTCGGCGGGGCGTACTGGCTGTTGCGCCGTGGTTCCCCGTCCCGCGACGAACGCTGA
- a CDS encoding isochorismate synthase MenF encodes MAPSPSPLTVRTVAIPEGDPRHAAELLELLPDRAPLSWVRGGEGLVGWGCAARLDTSGPERFAAADAWWHAWCEGVEVRDEVGLPGTGPVAFTSFGFADRPGDSVLVVPEVVVGCRDGVRWITTVGEPSPHPVRPVGGPGTVRYETGAVSAEQYRRAVVQAVRILRSGDSAPATASVNGTGADSGAVRKVVLAHDLLATTSEPLDARYLLRALAARYPGCWSFAVDGLVGATPELLLERTGRRIRSRVLAGTTWPRPGVSADDLATSLLGSAKDLSEHAFAAESLAAELRPFCGELAVPERPEVLRLRNVLHLASHITGELHDHAASNGVGALLRLAAAVHPSAAVGGTPTGAAVELIKRLEGMDRGRYAGPVGWVDDAGNGELGIALRCAQIEAEGASDAPGGGRARLFAGGGIVAESDPDLEVAEAAAKLLPVREALDGPG; translated from the coding sequence GTGGCGCCATCCCCGAGTCCGCTGACCGTCCGCACCGTCGCGATCCCCGAAGGTGACCCGCGGCATGCCGCGGAGCTGCTGGAGCTGCTACCCGACCGGGCTCCGCTGAGCTGGGTCCGCGGCGGGGAAGGCCTGGTCGGCTGGGGTTGCGCGGCGCGTTTGGACACCTCGGGGCCGGAGCGGTTCGCGGCGGCCGACGCGTGGTGGCACGCGTGGTGCGAGGGCGTGGAAGTGCGCGACGAGGTGGGCTTGCCGGGTACCGGTCCGGTCGCTTTCACCAGCTTCGGGTTCGCCGACCGGCCGGGGGATTCCGTGCTGGTGGTGCCGGAGGTCGTGGTGGGGTGCCGCGACGGCGTCCGCTGGATCACGACCGTCGGGGAGCCGTCGCCGCATCCGGTGCGACCGGTGGGCGGCCCCGGCACGGTCCGCTACGAGACGGGCGCCGTGTCCGCCGAGCAGTACCGGCGGGCTGTGGTGCAGGCGGTGCGGATCCTGCGGTCCGGGGACTCGGCTCCCGCGACCGCTTCGGTCAACGGCACCGGGGCGGATTCGGGTGCGGTGCGGAAGGTGGTGTTGGCGCACGATCTGCTGGCGACCACGTCCGAACCGTTGGACGCCCGCTACCTGCTGCGCGCTCTCGCGGCCCGCTATCCGGGTTGCTGGAGCTTCGCGGTGGACGGCCTGGTCGGTGCGACGCCGGAGCTGCTGCTGGAACGGACCGGTCGCCGCATCCGGTCCCGGGTGCTGGCCGGGACCACTTGGCCGAGGCCCGGTGTCAGTGCGGACGATCTCGCCACGAGCCTGCTCGGGTCGGCGAAGGACCTGTCGGAACACGCGTTCGCCGCCGAGTCGCTGGCCGCTGAGCTCCGGCCGTTCTGCGGTGAACTGGCGGTACCGGAGCGACCGGAGGTCCTTCGGCTGCGCAACGTGTTGCACCTGGCCTCGCACATCACCGGTGAGCTGCACGATCACGCGGCGAGCAACGGGGTCGGGGCGTTGCTGCGGCTCGCGGCCGCGGTGCATCCGAGCGCCGCGGTCGGCGGCACTCCGACCGGAGCGGCAGTGGAGTTGATCAAGCGCCTGGAGGGCATGGATCGCGGGCGCTACGCCGGTCCGGTGGGCTGGGTGGACGACGCGGGCAACGGGGAACTGGGAATCGCGTTGCGCTGCGCGCAGATCGAGGCCGAAGGTGCCTCCGATGCCCCTGGTGGCGGCCGGGCTCGGTTGTTCGCCGGGGGCGGCATCGTCGCCGAATCCGATCCGGATCTGGAGGTCGCGGAGGCGGCGGCGAAGCTGCTGCCGGTCCGCGAAGCGCTCGACGGTCCCGGCTGA
- a CDS encoding M1 family metallopeptidase has product MFKRTGLRVAAAACCAVAFLATPASAGTGSPGAPGAGDPYFPEYGNGGYDVSHYDVRLRYEPQDDHLTGTTTIVAKPTQNLTAFNLDFALPVKSIRVNGSPSAFQQQGTELTVTPTAELPAGAQATFVVEYDGVPSSVEVGGISPWSRTSDGALAIGEPEISAWWFPGNDHPRDKATFDIAVDVPDGTEVLSNGVNTDTSSLAGRTTWKWRTTKPTATYLAFLGIGQYAINTKTGAFGQPFVTAYADGLGEAEGAAKASVERTPEVLDFLSGLFGEYPFEAQGGVVPAEGLNFALENQTRPTYSPKFFQNGANTSVVVHENAHQWFGDSVSVDTWRDIWLNEAFASYAEWLWSEQQGTGTAQELFDHYYSSIPADDPFWQVAPGEPGPDNIFSDAVYDRGALSLHALRNVIGEEALLDVVRTWVEDKQYSTGTVEEFIELTEQRSGKQLDEFFHAWLFTPGKPAPTPENGIPASATRAGVVAPDSVAEIDATHQHVHDHDHN; this is encoded by the coding sequence GTGTTCAAGCGAACCGGTCTACGGGTGGCGGCGGCCGCGTGCTGCGCCGTGGCGTTCCTGGCGACCCCCGCCTCCGCGGGCACCGGCAGCCCCGGGGCGCCGGGCGCGGGCGACCCGTACTTCCCCGAGTACGGCAACGGCGGCTACGACGTGTCGCACTACGACGTGCGGCTGCGCTACGAGCCGCAGGACGACCACCTCACCGGCACCACGACCATCGTGGCGAAGCCGACCCAGAACCTCACCGCGTTCAACCTCGACTTCGCGCTGCCGGTGAAGTCGATCCGGGTCAACGGCAGCCCGTCGGCCTTCCAACAGCAGGGCACCGAACTCACCGTCACGCCCACCGCGGAACTGCCCGCCGGCGCCCAGGCCACGTTCGTCGTCGAATACGACGGCGTGCCCTCCAGCGTCGAGGTCGGCGGAATCAGCCCGTGGAGCCGCACCTCGGACGGCGCACTGGCCATCGGTGAACCGGAGATCTCCGCCTGGTGGTTCCCCGGCAACGACCACCCCAGGGACAAGGCCACCTTCGACATCGCCGTGGACGTGCCCGACGGCACCGAAGTGCTGTCCAACGGCGTGAACACCGACACCTCCTCGCTCGCCGGCCGCACCACGTGGAAGTGGCGCACGACCAAGCCGACCGCCACCTACCTGGCGTTCCTCGGCATCGGCCAGTACGCGATCAACACGAAGACCGGGGCCTTCGGCCAGCCTTTCGTCACCGCTTACGCCGACGGCCTCGGCGAGGCGGAGGGCGCGGCCAAGGCCAGCGTCGAGCGGACCCCGGAGGTGCTGGACTTCCTGTCCGGCCTGTTCGGCGAGTACCCGTTCGAGGCGCAAGGCGGCGTGGTGCCCGCGGAAGGCCTGAACTTCGCGCTGGAGAACCAGACCCGCCCGACCTACAGCCCGAAGTTCTTCCAGAACGGCGCCAACACCTCCGTCGTCGTGCACGAGAACGCCCACCAGTGGTTCGGCGACTCGGTGTCGGTGGACACCTGGCGCGACATTTGGCTCAACGAGGCCTTCGCCAGCTACGCGGAATGGCTGTGGTCGGAACAGCAGGGCACCGGAACGGCGCAGGAACTGTTCGACCACTACTACTCGTCGATCCCGGCCGACGACCCGTTCTGGCAGGTCGCTCCCGGTGAGCCCGGCCCGGACAACATCTTCAGCGACGCCGTCTACGACCGTGGCGCGCTGAGCCTGCACGCCCTGCGCAATGTCATCGGCGAGGAGGCGCTGCTCGACGTGGTGCGCACCTGGGTCGAGGACAAGCAGTACTCCACCGGCACCGTGGAGGAGTTCATCGAGCTGACCGAGCAGCGGTCCGGCAAGCAGCTCGACGAGTTCTTCCACGCGTGGCTGTTCACGCCGGGCAAACCCGCCCCCACTCCGGAGAACGGGATTCCCGCTTCGGCCACGCGAGCCGGAGTGGTCGCCCCGGATTCGGTGGCCGAGATCGACGCCACCCACCAGCACGTGCACGACCACGACCACAACTGA
- the menD gene encoding 2-succinyl-5-enolpyruvyl-6-hydroxy-3-cyclohexene-1-carboxylic-acid synthase: MNPSTAQAEVIVDELIRNQVRHVVLSPGSRNAPLSFALHRASQAGRVRLHVRIDERSAGFLALGLAARSGRPVVVAGTSGTAAANLHPAVSEATEAGIPLIVLTADRPPELRAAGANQTIDQHRMFGPQVRFFDELGVAENRPGQQAYWRSQVCRATRAALGTARSGPAHLNLPFREPLVPTGDLEWCEPMDGRADDAPWTEIAVDGGRPSSLRGPTARRGLVLAADGSAEAAGAWGERYGWPVLSETGGVGLPGGAAISTGMWLLNQAEFVREHQPEQVLCVGRPTVFRQVQSLLTDAGVEVLLAHGGDADWPSPGHAVREVAHTFDAGPTRTADPDWLTAWQQADQKVAAALHAALDLERWPNGPVLARDLVDELPASSLLVLGSSNPSRDVALAARHRPDVAVHRNRGVAGIDGTVSTAIGAALAHNGPTYALLGDLTFLHDGNGLLLGPQEQRPDLTIVVLNDDGGGIFSLLEQGGPEHRGSFERVFGTPHGTDLAQLCAAHGVGHVRVRQRSDFPDALHGPPGLRVVEIQADRAETRSLHARLQAAVSSVLVG; encoded by the coding sequence TTGAATCCGTCCACGGCACAGGCCGAGGTCATCGTTGATGAGCTGATTCGCAATCAGGTTCGGCACGTGGTGCTCTCCCCGGGGTCGCGCAACGCGCCGCTCTCGTTCGCGCTGCACCGCGCGTCGCAGGCGGGCCGGGTCCGGCTGCACGTCCGCATCGACGAGCGCAGCGCGGGCTTCCTGGCCCTGGGGCTGGCGGCGCGCAGCGGACGGCCGGTGGTGGTGGCGGGCACGTCGGGCACCGCCGCGGCGAACCTGCATCCCGCGGTCAGCGAAGCGACCGAGGCGGGGATCCCGCTGATCGTGCTCACCGCGGACCGCCCACCGGAACTGCGGGCGGCCGGGGCCAACCAGACGATCGACCAGCACCGCATGTTCGGGCCGCAGGTCCGGTTTTTCGATGAGCTGGGCGTCGCGGAGAACCGCCCGGGGCAGCAGGCCTACTGGCGCAGCCAGGTGTGCCGCGCCACGCGGGCCGCGCTGGGCACGGCTCGATCCGGTCCGGCGCACCTGAACCTGCCGTTCCGGGAGCCGCTGGTACCGACCGGCGACCTCGAATGGTGCGAGCCGATGGACGGACGCGCCGACGACGCGCCCTGGACCGAGATCGCCGTGGACGGCGGCAGGCCGAGCAGCCTGCGCGGTCCGACGGCGCGGCGCGGGCTGGTGCTCGCCGCCGACGGCAGCGCCGAAGCGGCCGGTGCCTGGGGCGAACGGTACGGCTGGCCGGTGCTCTCCGAGACCGGTGGTGTCGGACTCCCCGGCGGCGCGGCGATCAGCACCGGAATGTGGCTGCTGAACCAGGCCGAGTTCGTCCGCGAACACCAGCCGGAGCAGGTGCTGTGCGTCGGCAGGCCGACGGTGTTCCGCCAAGTGCAGTCGCTGCTCACCGATGCCGGTGTGGAGGTGCTGCTGGCGCACGGCGGCGATGCGGACTGGCCGTCGCCCGGCCACGCGGTGCGGGAGGTCGCGCACACCTTCGACGCCGGGCCGACCCGGACGGCCGACCCGGACTGGCTCACGGCCTGGCAGCAGGCGGACCAGAAGGTGGCGGCCGCGCTGCACGCCGCGCTCGACCTGGAGCGCTGGCCGAACGGACCAGTGCTCGCCAGGGACCTGGTCGACGAGCTGCCCGCCAGCTCACTGCTGGTGCTGGGATCGTCGAATCCGAGCCGGGACGTGGCGCTGGCCGCGCGGCACCGCCCGGACGTCGCGGTGCACCGCAATCGCGGCGTGGCCGGGATCGACGGCACGGTCTCGACGGCGATCGGCGCCGCGCTGGCGCACAACGGTCCGACGTACGCACTGCTCGGCGACCTCACGTTCCTGCACGACGGGAACGGGCTGCTGCTGGGGCCGCAGGAACAGCGCCCGGACCTGACGATCGTGGTGCTCAACGATGACGGCGGCGGCATCTTCTCGCTGCTGGAGCAGGGCGGCCCGGAGCATCGCGGCTCGTTCGAGCGGGTCTTCGGCACCCCGCACGGAACCGACCTAGCCCAGCTGTGCGCGGCGCACGGAGTGGGCCACGTGCGGGTGCGGCAGCGCTCGGACTTCCCGGACGCCCTGCACGGGCCACCGGGATTGCGCGTCGTCGAGATACAGGCCGATAGAGCTGAGACTCGGAGTCTCCACGCCCGCCTCCAAGCCGCCGTTAGTTCCGTACTTGTTGGTTGA
- a CDS encoding 1,4-dihydroxy-2-naphthoyl-CoA synthase — MLNSRVSELFDPAVWEPVSGFDFTDITYHRCVEEGPGRGTVRIAFNRPEVRNAFRPHTVDELFRALDHARMCSDVGAVLLTGNGPSPKDAGWAFCSGGDQRIRGRSGYQYAAGETADTVDPARAGRLHILEVQRLIRFMPKLVIAVVPGWAAGGGHSLHVVCDLTLASAEHARFKQTDADVGSFDGGFGSAYLARQVGQKFAREIFALGRAYDAEQAHRMGMVNEVVPHAELETTALQWAREINGKSPTAQRMLKYSFNAIDDGLVGQQLFAGETTRLAYMTDEAVEGRDAFLQRREPDWTPFPWYY, encoded by the coding sequence GTGCTGAACTCGCGTGTCTCTGAGCTGTTCGACCCGGCCGTGTGGGAACCCGTCAGCGGGTTCGACTTCACCGACATCACGTATCACCGCTGCGTCGAGGAGGGTCCCGGACGGGGCACCGTCCGCATCGCCTTCAACCGGCCCGAGGTCCGCAACGCCTTCCGCCCGCACACCGTGGACGAGCTGTTCCGGGCGCTCGACCACGCGCGGATGTGCAGCGATGTCGGGGCCGTGCTGCTGACCGGGAACGGGCCGTCGCCGAAGGACGCGGGCTGGGCCTTCTGTTCCGGCGGCGATCAGCGCATCCGCGGCCGCTCCGGCTACCAGTACGCCGCCGGTGAGACCGCCGACACCGTTGATCCGGCGCGGGCCGGACGGCTGCACATCCTGGAGGTGCAGCGGCTGATCCGCTTCATGCCCAAGCTCGTCATCGCGGTCGTCCCCGGCTGGGCCGCGGGCGGCGGGCACAGCCTGCACGTCGTGTGCGATCTCACCCTCGCCAGCGCCGAGCACGCCCGCTTCAAGCAGACCGACGCCGACGTCGGGAGCTTCGACGGCGGCTTCGGCAGCGCTTACCTGGCCCGGCAGGTCGGGCAGAAGTTCGCCCGCGAGATCTTCGCGCTCGGCCGCGCCTACGACGCCGAGCAAGCGCACCGGATGGGGATGGTCAACGAGGTCGTGCCGCACGCCGAACTGGAGACGACCGCCCTGCAGTGGGCACGGGAGATCAACGGCAAGTCTCCGACGGCGCAGCGCATGCTCAAGTACTCGTTCAACGCGATCGACGACGGCCTGGTCGGACAGCAGCTGTTCGCCGGGGAGACGACGCGGCTGGCATACATGACCGATGAGGCCGTCGAAGGCCGGGACGCGTTCCTCCAGCGCCGGGAGCCCGACTGGACGCCGTTCCCCTGGTACTACTGA